The following proteins are co-located in the Streptomyces bottropensis ATCC 25435 genome:
- a CDS encoding 5-dehydro-4-deoxyglucarate dehydratase: MTSAPLAARLRVPSGPLFFPVTAYGPDGAVDPDVYRAHVRQGVEAGAAAVFACCGTGEFHALTPEEFQRCVRAAVAETAGRVPVVAGVGYGTALAVRYARLAEEAGADGLLAMPPYLVVAAQEGLLRHYRELAAATSLPVVVYQRDNAVFTPETVVELARTEGIVGLKDGLGDLDLMTRIVSAVRGEVSGPNDFLYFNGLPTAELTQPAYRAVGVPLYSSAVFCFVPEIALAFHRALAAGDDAIVERLIDGFYRPFVELRARGRGYAVSLVKAGVRLRGLDVGEVRPPLHEPAEEHVKQLSQLIERGHALLEECQEDK; this comes from the coding sequence GTGACGTCAGCCCCGCTCGCCGCCCGGCTCAGGGTCCCCAGCGGACCGCTGTTCTTCCCCGTCACGGCCTACGGCCCGGACGGCGCGGTCGATCCGGACGTCTATCGCGCGCACGTCCGCCAGGGCGTCGAGGCCGGGGCCGCCGCGGTCTTCGCCTGCTGTGGCACCGGCGAGTTCCACGCGCTCACGCCCGAGGAGTTCCAGCGCTGCGTACGGGCCGCCGTCGCCGAGACGGCCGGCCGGGTGCCGGTGGTGGCCGGCGTGGGCTACGGCACCGCCCTCGCCGTGCGCTACGCACGTCTCGCCGAGGAGGCCGGGGCCGACGGCCTCCTCGCCATGCCGCCCTACCTGGTCGTGGCCGCCCAGGAAGGGCTGCTCCGCCACTACCGGGAACTCGCCGCGGCGACCTCCCTCCCCGTCGTCGTCTACCAGCGCGACAACGCCGTGTTCACGCCGGAGACGGTGGTCGAACTGGCCCGCACGGAGGGGATCGTCGGCCTCAAGGACGGCCTCGGCGACCTGGACCTGATGACGCGGATCGTGAGCGCCGTACGCGGCGAGGTCTCCGGCCCCAACGACTTCCTCTACTTCAACGGCCTGCCGACCGCCGAGCTGACCCAGCCCGCGTACCGGGCCGTCGGGGTCCCCCTGTACTCGTCGGCCGTCTTCTGCTTCGTCCCGGAGATCGCCCTCGCGTTTCACAGGGCGCTGGCCGCTGGGGACGATGCGATCGTGGAGCGGCTGATCGACGGGTTCTACCGCCCCTTCGTCGAACTCCGCGCCCGGGGACGCGGCTATGCGGTGTCACTGGTCAAGGCCGGGGTACGGCTACGGGGACTGGACGTCGGAGAGGTGCGGCCACCCCTGCACGAACCGGCCGAGGAACACGTCAAGCAGCTGAGCCAGTTGATCGAGCGCGGCCACGCGCTGCTGGAAGAGTGCCAGGAGGACAAGTGA
- a CDS encoding DeoR/GlpR family DNA-binding transcription regulator, producing MSAEERQREIVRAARRTGAVDVGELAVALGVAKETVRRDLRALEDHGLVRRTHGGAYPVESAGFETTLAFRATSHVPEKRRIATAAAELLGDAETVFVDEGFTPQLIAEALPRDRPLTVVTASLATAGALAEAGNTTVLLLGGRVRPGTLATVDHWTTKMLAGFVIDLAYIGANGITRDHGLTTPDPAVSEVKAQAIRASRRTVFAGVHTKFGAASFCRFAGVGDLDAIVTSTLLPASEAHRYSLLGPQVTRV from the coding sequence ATGAGCGCGGAGGAAAGGCAACGCGAGATCGTCCGGGCCGCCCGCCGCACGGGCGCGGTCGACGTCGGTGAACTCGCCGTCGCGCTGGGTGTGGCCAAGGAGACCGTACGGCGTGATCTGCGCGCCCTGGAGGACCACGGCCTGGTCCGCCGCACACACGGCGGGGCGTACCCCGTGGAGAGCGCCGGGTTCGAGACGACGCTCGCCTTCCGCGCCACCAGCCATGTGCCCGAGAAACGCCGGATCGCCACCGCGGCGGCCGAGTTGCTGGGCGACGCGGAGACGGTCTTCGTCGACGAGGGCTTCACCCCGCAGCTCATCGCCGAGGCGCTGCCCCGGGACCGGCCGCTGACCGTGGTCACCGCGTCCCTCGCCACCGCCGGGGCGCTCGCGGAGGCCGGCAACACCACCGTGCTGCTGCTCGGCGGCCGGGTGCGCCCCGGCACCCTCGCCACCGTCGACCACTGGACGACGAAGATGCTGGCCGGCTTCGTCATCGACCTGGCGTACATCGGCGCCAACGGCATCACCCGCGACCACGGCCTCACCACCCCCGACCCGGCCGTCAGCGAGGTCAAGGCCCAGGCGATCCGCGCCTCCCGGCGCACGGTCTTCGCGGGCGTCCACACCAAGTTCGGCGCGGCCAGTTTCTGCCGGTTTGCCGGGGTGGGCGACCTGGACGCGATCGTCACGAGCACCCTGCTCCCGGCCTCGGAGGCCCACCGCTACTCGCTGCTGGGCCCCCAGGTCACCCGAGTCTGA
- a CDS encoding NAD-dependent epimerase/dehydratase family protein — MPAPRTVLLTGAAGGLGTLMRDLLPAHGYELRLMDLLPVEGAPDAITADLADKDALREAVRGVDAIIHLAGISLEASFEKILKANIEGTYNLYEAARAEGVPRIVFASSNHAVGFTPRPLGEDPLIPIDTPHRPDTFYGLSKSFGEDLAQLYWDKYGLETVSVRIGSCFPEPTSVRMLSLWMSPADGARLFHAALTAEHVGHTVVYGSSANTRLWWDLSTARDLGYEPRDDSEPYAEKLIAEQGELDPENVAHAHLGGHFVSDPPIWPY; from the coding sequence ATGCCCGCTCCCCGGACCGTTCTGCTCACCGGCGCCGCCGGTGGGCTCGGCACCCTGATGCGGGACCTGCTCCCGGCCCACGGCTACGAGCTTCGCCTGATGGACCTGCTCCCCGTCGAGGGCGCGCCGGACGCGATCACGGCCGACCTCGCCGACAAGGACGCCCTGCGCGAGGCCGTCCGGGGCGTCGACGCGATCATCCACCTCGCGGGCATCTCCCTGGAAGCCTCCTTCGAGAAGATCCTGAAGGCGAACATCGAGGGGACGTACAACCTGTACGAGGCCGCCCGCGCGGAGGGTGTGCCCCGTATCGTCTTCGCGTCCTCCAACCACGCGGTGGGCTTCACCCCCCGCCCGCTGGGCGAGGACCCGCTGATCCCCATCGACACCCCGCACCGCCCCGACACCTTCTACGGCCTGTCCAAGTCCTTCGGCGAGGACCTGGCGCAGCTGTACTGGGACAAGTACGGCCTGGAGACGGTCTCCGTGCGCATCGGCTCCTGCTTCCCCGAGCCCACCAGCGTCCGGATGCTCTCGCTGTGGATGAGCCCGGCCGACGGCGCCCGCCTCTTCCACGCGGCCCTGACCGCCGAGCACGTCGGCCACACCGTCGTCTACGGCTCCTCCGCCAACACCCGCCTGTGGTGGGACCTGTCCACCGCCCGCGATCTCGGCTACGAGCCGAGGGACGACTCCGAGCCGTACGCCGAGAAGCTGATCGCCGAGCAGGGCGAACTGGACCCCGAGAACGTGGCCCACGCCCACCTCGGCGGCCACTTCGTCAGCGACCCGCCGATCTGGCCGTACTGA